GCGAGGTGCTCTATGCCGCTTGACGTGAAAGACGCCGCACGGCTGTGGGACATGCTCGACGCCGCGCGCACCGCCGCCGGGTTCACCAAGGGGCTAACTTTCGCACAGTACACCGCAGACCGAAAGACGCGCAACGCCGTGGAGCGGAACTTGGAGATTATCGGGGAAGCGGCGCGGCATGTTTCCAACGATGCCCGGGACATGTTTCCGGATATCCCCTGGAGTTCGGTAATCGGACTGCGAAACATCATTGCGCACGAATACGGCGAGATATTACATGAGAAAGTCTGGGGCATCTGCAGGGACCGCCTTCCCGCATTGATTGGGCAATTTGAACAAACGGGCGTTGAGAACGTACCGCCCAAGGATGAGAGTTGAGTGTGCTTTCAATTCGGCAAAATGGTTGTTGCATCATTTG
This Candidatus Hydrogenedentota bacterium DNA region includes the following protein-coding sequences:
- a CDS encoding DUF86 domain-containing protein, which produces MPLDVKDAARLWDMLDAARTAAGFTKGLTFAQYTADRKTRNAVERNLEIIGEAARHVSNDARDMFPDIPWSSVIGLRNIIAHEYGEILHEKVWGICRDRLPALIGQFEQTGVENVPPKDES